One Kangiella geojedonensis DNA segment encodes these proteins:
- a CDS encoding DsbE family thiol:disulfide interchange protein gives MNKKLVLAVAPIVTFIILVIFFWFALEKDPKKLNSTLIDKPVPDFKLSALQNPERVYTTDSLPDELFLLNVWGTWCGPCHIEHPYLMKFSQKYPVPIVGVNYKDQARDALEFLEQKGNPYSMVIADVDGQLGIDLGVYGAPETFVVDSDGKVRFRYVGVIDDRVWNSKILPVIEQVQGYPLEQVQKEAAENNSEGMK, from the coding sequence GTGAATAAGAAGTTAGTGTTAGCGGTAGCGCCAATCGTTACCTTCATCATCTTAGTCATTTTCTTTTGGTTTGCGTTAGAAAAAGATCCTAAAAAATTAAACTCAACCTTGATCGATAAACCGGTTCCTGACTTTAAATTATCAGCGCTACAAAATCCTGAGCGTGTGTATACGACAGATTCATTACCCGATGAATTATTTCTGCTGAATGTCTGGGGGACTTGGTGTGGCCCTTGCCACATTGAACACCCTTATTTAATGAAGTTCTCACAAAAATATCCAGTGCCTATCGTTGGGGTTAACTATAAAGACCAAGCGAGAGATGCCTTAGAGTTCCTAGAACAGAAAGGTAACCCATATTCAATGGTGATCGCTGATGTTGACGGACAGCTGGGTATTGACCTAGGCGTTTATGGTGCTCCTGAGACATTTGTCGTGGATAGCGATGGCAAAGTGAGATTTCGTTATGTAGGGGTGATTGATGACCGTGTTTGGAATAGCAAAATATTACCGGTGATCGAGCAAGTTCAAGGGTATCCTTTAGAGCAGGTGCAAAAAGAAGCAGCCGAGAATAATAGTGAGGGAATGAAATAA
- a CDS encoding cytochrome c-type biogenesis protein, giving the protein MKQLVATIALLVSLQAFAVIETYEFKTEEQEQLYTDIINELRCPKCQNQTIAESNAGLSEDLRYIVYQQVSNGSSKREILAYMQERYGDFVLYDPPVKPSNYFLWFAPLAVFMIILITVLLKVGRRKVKPEQAETGEE; this is encoded by the coding sequence ATGAAACAGTTAGTAGCCACAATCGCCTTATTAGTGAGCTTACAAGCTTTTGCTGTTATCGAAACCTATGAGTTCAAAACAGAAGAGCAAGAACAGCTTTATACGGATATTATCAATGAGCTCCGTTGCCCAAAGTGCCAAAATCAAACCATCGCTGAGTCTAATGCTGGTTTGTCAGAAGATTTGAGGTATATCGTTTATCAGCAGGTCAGCAACGGCTCCAGCAAGCGAGAAATTCTAGCTTATATGCAAGAGCGTTACGGTGACTTTGTGCTTTATGATCCGCCAGTAAAGCCATCAAACTACTTTCTATGGTTCGCACCACTAGCAGTGTTCATGATTATTTTAATTACTGTGTTGCTAAAGGTTGGGCGCCGTAAAGTAAAACCAGAACAAGCTGAAACTGGGGAAGAATAA
- a CDS encoding tetratricopeptide repeat protein — protein MLVWVAFVLIALVWAAWLFGQVFTGKHRIMAYLSLLVLASLSSLGIYFYQGAHQELQETAELHQRLSGFDLKQLANKADQKEITIQELLAELRLRTESDPNNFEKWRELGNIFLRFGEVARAEQAYTRAIAAKPGSETRIEVARYFMEQGSPEAFENAERHINLVLMNEPNHEGALLMQGINHFKQQEYQAAISYWQQLLQYRDPGSESHKLISKQIEQAQRQLKLSQLNHITVVIDNLDSLLLTRYKKAFFLVRSEKGGPPVAVKSIDIAKLHTPQKITPNDVMLPGVNLWDAENIYIQVRLSQSGLAQPEPGDRFGQTSVENSLTPSETFHIEITESVE, from the coding sequence ATGTTGGTTTGGGTCGCATTTGTATTAATTGCCTTGGTATGGGCTGCATGGTTATTTGGACAAGTATTTACAGGTAAGCATCGAATTATGGCTTATTTGTCACTATTGGTATTGGCAAGCCTTAGTTCGTTAGGCATTTACTTCTATCAGGGGGCTCATCAAGAGTTACAAGAGACTGCCGAGTTGCACCAGCGCTTAAGTGGCTTTGACCTCAAGCAGTTAGCAAATAAAGCGGACCAAAAAGAAATTACCATCCAAGAGCTGTTGGCCGAGTTAAGACTGCGAACGGAAAGTGATCCTAACAACTTTGAAAAGTGGCGTGAGCTTGGCAACATTTTCTTAAGGTTTGGTGAAGTGGCAAGAGCCGAGCAAGCTTACACCAGAGCGATTGCAGCTAAGCCTGGTTCCGAAACGAGAATCGAAGTGGCTCGCTACTTTATGGAGCAGGGTAGCCCAGAAGCTTTTGAGAATGCAGAGCGACATATCAACCTTGTACTCATGAATGAGCCAAACCATGAAGGTGCCTTGTTGATGCAGGGTATTAATCATTTCAAACAGCAAGAGTATCAGGCTGCGATTAGTTATTGGCAACAATTACTGCAATACAGAGATCCCGGTAGCGAATCTCACAAGTTAATTAGCAAACAAATCGAGCAAGCTCAACGACAACTTAAACTTTCTCAACTGAATCACATCACCGTTGTTATCGACAATCTGGATTCACTTCTACTGACGCGTTATAAAAAGGCGTTTTTCCTTGTTCGAAGCGAGAAGGGTGGCCCTCCAGTTGCGGTAAAGTCTATTGATATCGCTAAGCTTCATACCCCTCAAAAGATCACACCGAATGATGTGATGTTGCCCGGTGTTAATCTTTGGGATGCTGAGAATATTTATATTCAAGTTCGTTTATCGCAAAGTGGTTTAGCACAACCCGAGCCTGGTGACCGCTTTGGTCAGACCAGTGTGGAAAATTCTTTAACTCCTAGCGAAACGTTTCACATAGAAATCACGGAAAGCGTGGAATAG
- a CDS encoding HvfA family oxazolone/thioamide-modified RiPP metallophore, translating into MLNKDKKKLAVIVGASIAASAAMGTAVANDNPFALNDLQAGYDLAKFEAGEGKCGEGKCGEEHAKEHEGKCGEGKCGEGKAEKEGKCGEGKCGEGKAEKEGKCGEGKCGEGKTEKEGKCGEGKCGVA; encoded by the coding sequence ATGTTAAACAAAGACAAGAAAAAATTAGCCGTAATCGTGGGCGCATCAATCGCAGCTTCTGCTGCAATGGGTACAGCCGTTGCAAATGACAACCCATTCGCGCTAAACGATCTTCAAGCTGGCTACGACCTTGCCAAGTTCGAAGCAGGTGAAGGTAAGTGCGGCGAAGGCAAGTGTGGTGAAGAGCATGCCAAAGAGCACGAAGGTAAGTGTGGCGAAGGCAAGTGCGGTGAAGGCAAAGCCGAAAAAGAAGGTAAGTGCGGCGAAGGTAAATGTGGTGAAGGCAAAGCCGAGAAAGAAGGTAAGTGTGGCGAAGGCAAATGCGGTGAAGGAAAAACCGAGAAAGAAGGTAAATGCGGCGAAGGTAAGTGTGGCGTAGCATAA
- a CDS encoding HvfB family MNIO-type RiPP peptide maturase yields MYPVTGAGLGLRRDFMREFEALDASNIDFMEVAPENWLPFGGHLEQVFAQYAERFPFVIHGLSLSIGSPSPLDTAFVKEVAEFIKKYNIRCYSEHLSYCSDDGHMYDLMPIPFTEEAVHYVADRIKQVQDIIGQRLAMENVSYYAAPGQEMSELEFFKAVVEEADCDILLDINNIYVNSINHSYDPKEFLLALPKNRIAYSHIAGHYDEADDLKVDTHGADVKDDVWSLLDTAYDHFGVFPTLLERDFNIPAMPQLLTEVDKIKQLQDKYSSNHNHQPAIA; encoded by the coding sequence TTGTATCCAGTAACAGGTGCAGGACTTGGTTTAAGGCGTGACTTCATGAGAGAGTTTGAAGCGTTAGATGCTTCAAATATAGACTTTATGGAAGTTGCTCCGGAAAACTGGTTACCTTTTGGCGGGCATTTAGAGCAAGTCTTTGCTCAATATGCCGAGCGATTCCCTTTTGTGATTCATGGCTTGTCCTTATCTATTGGCAGCCCTAGCCCTCTTGATACGGCATTTGTAAAAGAAGTGGCAGAGTTTATCAAAAAGTATAATATCCGTTGTTACAGCGAGCACCTAAGTTACTGTAGCGATGATGGTCATATGTATGATCTGATGCCGATTCCATTTACCGAAGAAGCGGTACATTATGTTGCGGATCGAATTAAGCAGGTGCAAGACATTATTGGTCAGCGGCTCGCGATGGAAAATGTTTCCTACTACGCTGCGCCTGGACAAGAAATGTCCGAATTAGAGTTTTTCAAAGCAGTGGTCGAAGAGGCTGACTGTGATATTTTACTCGATATCAACAACATTTATGTCAACAGCATTAATCACAGCTATGATCCTAAAGAATTCCTATTAGCACTACCCAAAAATAGAATCGCTTACTCTCATATTGCTGGGCATTATGATGAAGCTGATGATTTAAAAGTAGATACGCATGGTGCCGACGTAAAAGATGATGTTTGGTCATTGCTGGACACTGCTTATGACCATTTTGGAGTATTTCCAACATTGCTTGAGCGTGATTTTAACATTCCAGCGATGCCACAGTTGCTCACTGAAGTGGACAAAATTAAGCAGTTACAAGATAAGTATAGTAGTAACCATAATCATCAACCAGCGATTGCATAG
- a CDS encoding HvfC family RiPP maturation protein — translation MAHSLPKFQEIQYQFSKNLRNPSEFEAPDGIEARRMKVYHDLFYNNIENFCKNSFPVLRKITSDDKWHRMVRAFFTDFRAESPYFIDISKEFFVYLSEHRKPEADDFPFMLELAHWEWMEVKTVSAKEDILKIPHERNGDLFNEPVVVSPLAHSLVYEYPVHRIGPSYIPDEAPETPTFLMISRNRKHKVDFMEGNSMTYRLLDIFIEHLHEGRQITGKQALEQLIDETSFPNPEQLLNGGQQILTSLLERDIILGTA, via the coding sequence ATGGCTCATTCACTACCTAAATTTCAAGAAATCCAATACCAGTTTTCAAAGAACCTTCGTAACCCGTCCGAGTTTGAGGCTCCAGATGGCATAGAAGCTCGAAGAATGAAGGTTTATCATGACTTGTTTTATAACAACATTGAGAACTTCTGCAAAAATAGCTTCCCAGTATTACGCAAAATCACATCGGATGATAAGTGGCATCGAATGGTTCGTGCTTTCTTTACGGACTTTAGAGCGGAATCCCCCTACTTTATCGATATATCAAAAGAGTTCTTTGTCTACCTTTCTGAGCATCGAAAGCCTGAGGCCGATGACTTTCCCTTTATGCTGGAACTGGCACACTGGGAGTGGATGGAGGTTAAAACGGTGTCAGCAAAAGAGGATATTCTCAAGATACCGCATGAACGGAACGGAGACTTATTCAATGAGCCCGTTGTAGTGTCGCCGCTAGCTCATAGTCTAGTCTATGAGTATCCGGTGCATAGAATTGGCCCTAGCTATATTCCTGATGAAGCTCCAGAGACGCCAACCTTCTTAATGATAAGTCGTAATCGCAAGCATAAGGTCGACTTCATGGAGGGGAACTCTATGACTTATCGACTGCTAGATATCTTTATTGAGCATCTACACGAGGGGCGACAAATAACGGGGAAACAGGCTTTGGAACAACTAATTGACGAAACCAGCTTTCCAAACCCTGAACAATTACTGAATGGCGGGCAACAAATCTTAACCAGTTTGCTAGAACGTGACATCATTTTAGGGACTGCCTAA
- a CDS encoding MlaA family lipoprotein: MKSNPIIIILLATLLTACATTGDNPKDPYEERNRAVWEFNRSIDKAVLKPVAEGYQYITPDPVEAGVSNFFDNLGEISNIVNSLLQAKFGDAGKSTGRFLINSTIGLAGLLDPATEMGIDEKDEDFGQTLAVWGFESGPFLMLPLIGPSNPRDGIGFAVDSFGVYSPYDSLNDSQTEWTLRSLWLIDTRAELLPLEEQLEEALDEYLMVRDAYLQRREFLIYDGRPPIEDECEFEEDCEEW, from the coding sequence ATGAAAAGTAACCCTATTATTATCATTTTGTTAGCGACATTGCTGACGGCCTGTGCCACAACAGGTGATAATCCCAAGGATCCCTATGAAGAGCGTAATAGGGCTGTCTGGGAGTTTAACCGCTCGATTGATAAAGCTGTTCTAAAGCCTGTGGCTGAGGGGTATCAGTATATTACTCCTGATCCCGTTGAAGCAGGGGTCTCAAACTTCTTTGATAATTTGGGTGAAATCTCTAACATCGTGAACTCTTTGTTACAGGCCAAGTTTGGTGATGCTGGCAAAAGCACGGGGCGCTTCCTGATCAATAGCACTATTGGTTTAGCCGGTTTATTGGATCCTGCTACTGAGATGGGGATTGATGAAAAAGATGAAGACTTTGGACAAACCCTTGCCGTTTGGGGCTTTGAGTCAGGTCCATTCCTCATGTTGCCACTAATTGGTCCTTCTAACCCAAGAGACGGCATTGGCTTTGCTGTAGATTCCTTTGGCGTTTATAGCCCGTATGACTCATTAAATGACTCACAGACAGAATGGACTTTACGTTCCTTGTGGTTAATCGATACAAGAGCTGAGTTATTACCGCTTGAAGAACAGTTGGAAGAAGCGTTAGATGAATACCTAATGGTGCGTGATGCTTATCTACAACGTAGAGAGTTCTTAATTTATGATGGTCGTCCGCCGATTGAAGATGAGTGTGAGTTTGAGGAAGACTGCGAAGAGTGGTAA
- a CDS encoding 5'-nucleotidase produces the protein MPIEFNDTLVIAISSTALFDLAESHRIYMESGVDSYAQYQIDHEDEMLKPGAAFGLVKKLLSLNETKKDTPKVEVILLSRNSADTGLRVFNSIENHQLKITRAAFTSGNSPYLYAEAFGAHLFLSTNPKDVLQAINAGIAAATIVSPTQSNNDSDIIKFAFDGDAVLFSDEAEQIFQQDGLEEFTRSEKQSAQKPLEGGPFKNFLQALHKLQKEYTQDNCPIRTALVTARSAPAHERVIRTLRYWDIRIDEALFLGGMDKTKFLKAFGADVFFDDQEGHIDRAKSHIPSGHVPSGVINE, from the coding sequence ATGCCAATCGAATTTAACGACACTTTAGTCATAGCAATTTCGTCAACGGCTCTGTTTGACTTAGCCGAAAGTCATCGTATTTACATGGAAAGTGGTGTCGACAGTTATGCGCAGTACCAAATTGATCATGAAGATGAAATGCTTAAGCCGGGTGCTGCTTTTGGCTTAGTAAAAAAGTTACTATCGTTAAACGAGACTAAAAAAGATACGCCAAAAGTTGAAGTGATCTTGTTATCACGCAACAGCGCTGATACAGGACTTCGAGTCTTTAACTCTATCGAGAATCATCAATTAAAAATCACCCGTGCAGCTTTTACCTCAGGCAATAGTCCTTATCTTTATGCTGAAGCTTTTGGAGCGCACTTATTTTTATCGACAAATCCAAAAGATGTGTTGCAGGCAATTAATGCCGGTATAGCTGCAGCGACCATTGTCTCGCCAACTCAGTCGAATAACGATAGCGATATTATTAAATTTGCTTTCGATGGAGATGCCGTTTTGTTTTCAGATGAAGCGGAACAAATCTTCCAGCAAGACGGCCTCGAAGAATTTACTCGTTCCGAAAAACAATCTGCGCAAAAACCATTAGAGGGTGGGCCTTTCAAAAACTTCCTCCAAGCCCTTCACAAGCTACAAAAAGAATATACCCAAGACAACTGCCCAATCCGTACAGCGCTAGTCACCGCGCGTTCAGCCCCAGCACACGAGCGCGTTATCCGTACGCTGCGCTATTGGGATATTCGTATCGACGAGGCTTTATTCCTCGGCGGCATGGATAAAACCAAATTCCTAAAAGCCTTCGGTGCTGACGTCTTCTTCGACGATCAAGAAGGGCATATCGACCGTGCAAAAAGCCACATCCCTAGTGGTCATGTTCCGAGTGGCGTCATAAACGAGTAA